From a single Candidatus Defluviilinea gracilis genomic region:
- a CDS encoding MarR family transcriptional regulator, with amino-acid sequence MTKSPQFDQAVRAWMDVFMHRSMSGWKQFAKSCGLSMPQFSILMQLHHRGAFGMSEVSERFEITAAAASQLVDKLVQNGFVQREEDPKDRRAKLLNLTDKGREIVRRGGQERYHWVDDLAGKLSAAERAKVSEALELMTKAVQELEADAVQTPA; translated from the coding sequence ATGACCAAATCTCCCCAATTCGACCAAGCCGTGCGCGCGTGGATGGATGTGTTCATGCACCGTTCGATGAGCGGCTGGAAGCAGTTCGCCAAATCGTGCGGGCTTTCGATGCCGCAGTTCAGTATCCTGATGCAGTTGCATCACAGGGGCGCGTTTGGCATGTCGGAAGTGAGCGAGCGCTTCGAGATCACTGCCGCCGCCGCCAGCCAGTTGGTGGATAAACTCGTGCAGAACGGTTTTGTCCAACGCGAGGAAGACCCGAAGGATCGCCGCGCCAAACTGCTGAATCTCACCGATAAAGGCCGTGAGATTGTCCGACGCGGCGGGCAGGAGCGTTACCATTGGGTGGATGATCTTGCGGGGAAATTATCCGCCGCGGAGCGCGCCAAGGTCAGCGAGGCGCTCGAGTTGATGACTAAAGCCGTACAAGAACTGGAAGCGGACGCAGTCCAGACTCCCGCATAG
- a CDS encoding ABC transporter ATP-binding protein has protein sequence MLKLAKYLKPYRWALFVSIALLFVQANFDLALPDYLSRIVNTGIQQSGIENAVPAAIRQSEMNRVVVFLSDEEKTSVLADYTLVDKNSADYVALVKKYPALENESIYVLNKVDKAEIERLNPIMGKALLTVAGIEGAVADPAKAAEMGEAFGGFDLSKLPPGTDLFTMLEKLPAEQRSKIQDSVNSKFEALGESMIVQASVGAVKAEYEALGMDTAKLQNDYVLAVGGWMLLLTLLSAMCTITVGFLSARIAAGLARDLRRFTFQKVESFSSSEFEKFSTASLITRSTNDITQIQTVMMFMIRMIFYAPLIGIGGIIKVLSQDSPLAWLIIVAVLILVSLIATVMTFALPKFRIIQKLVDRLNLVSRENLSGMMVIRAFNMQKFEEKRFEKANADLTAVSLYINRLMVIMMPVMMFVMNLLVVSVTWFGAKQVAAANIQVGDMIAFMQYGMQIMFAFLMMSMLFFILPRASVSADRIAEVLATEIHITDPKEPKKFPAPFKGEVEFRNVSFRYPGADEDVLRDISFTAKPGEMTAFIGSTGSGKSTIINLLPRFHEVTGGAILVDGTDIREVTQHDLREKIGYVPQKSALFSGTIESNLRYADKDASPQTLNAAIEAAQAKEFVDSTPQGIAAEISQGGANVSGGQKQRLSIARALVKKPPIYILDDSFSALDFKTDAALRRAFKTYSADSALLIVTQRVSTIKNAEQIIVLDEGRIVGKGTHKELMETSETYREIATSQLTQEELA, from the coding sequence ATGTTGAAATTAGCAAAGTATCTAAAACCTTATCGCTGGGCGTTGTTCGTTTCCATCGCGCTGTTGTTCGTGCAGGCGAATTTCGATCTCGCCCTGCCGGATTATCTATCGCGCATCGTCAACACCGGCATCCAGCAAAGCGGAATCGAAAATGCCGTGCCGGCGGCGATCCGCCAAAGCGAGATGAACCGCGTCGTCGTGTTTTTGAGCGACGAGGAGAAAACCTCCGTCCTCGCGGATTACACACTGGTGGACAAAAACTCCGCCGACTACGTTGCCCTCGTCAAAAAATATCCCGCGTTGGAAAACGAGTCCATTTATGTGTTGAACAAAGTTGACAAAGCGGAAATCGAACGCCTCAACCCCATCATGGGCAAGGCGTTATTGACCGTTGCCGGAATCGAAGGAGCGGTTGCCGACCCGGCGAAGGCGGCAGAAATGGGAGAAGCGTTCGGCGGCTTCGACCTGAGCAAACTTCCGCCCGGCACAGACCTCTTCACCATGCTGGAAAAACTTCCAGCGGAGCAACGCTCGAAGATTCAAGACTCAGTCAACTCGAAGTTTGAAGCGTTGGGCGAGAGCATGATCGTGCAGGCGTCTGTCGGCGCGGTCAAAGCGGAATATGAAGCGCTGGGTATGGATACCGCCAAACTGCAAAACGATTATGTGCTTGCGGTGGGCGGTTGGATGTTACTGCTGACGCTCCTCTCGGCTATGTGTACCATCACGGTAGGTTTTCTTTCCGCTCGCATCGCGGCTGGACTGGCGCGCGACCTGCGCCGCTTCACCTTCCAAAAAGTGGAATCGTTCTCCAGTTCCGAATTCGAAAAATTTTCCACCGCATCGTTGATCACGCGCTCCACCAACGACATCACGCAGATCCAAACCGTGATGATGTTCATGATCCGTATGATCTTCTACGCGCCGTTGATCGGCATCGGCGGCATCATCAAAGTGCTTTCGCAGGATTCGCCGCTCGCGTGGTTGATCATCGTAGCGGTCTTGATCCTGGTGAGCCTGATCGCCACCGTGATGACGTTCGCCCTGCCGAAGTTCCGCATCATTCAAAAACTGGTAGACCGCCTCAACCTTGTCTCGCGCGAGAATCTCTCGGGCATGATGGTCATCCGCGCGTTCAACATGCAGAAGTTTGAAGAGAAGCGCTTCGAGAAAGCCAATGCGGACCTGACCGCCGTGAGTTTATACATCAACCGCTTGATGGTGATCATGATGCCGGTGATGATGTTCGTGATGAACCTGCTGGTGGTCTCGGTGACGTGGTTCGGCGCGAAACAAGTCGCCGCCGCCAACATTCAAGTGGGAGACATGATCGCCTTTATGCAATATGGGATGCAGATCATGTTCGCGTTCTTGATGATGTCCATGTTGTTCTTCATCCTGCCGCGCGCCTCGGTCTCTGCCGACCGGATTGCGGAAGTGCTTGCCACGGAGATTCATATCACCGATCCGAAAGAACCGAAGAAATTCCCCGCGCCGTTCAAAGGCGAGGTGGAGTTCCGCAATGTGTCTTTCCGCTATCCTGGCGCGGACGAAGATGTCCTGCGCGATATAAGTTTCACCGCCAAGCCCGGCGAGATGACCGCCTTCATCGGCTCGACCGGTTCGGGCAAGTCCACCATCATCAACCTGTTGCCGCGCTTCCACGAAGTGACGGGCGGCGCGATTCTGGTGGACGGCACAGACATCCGCGAGGTGACCCAGCACGACCTGCGCGAGAAGATCGGCTACGTCCCGCAAAAGAGCGCGCTCTTCTCCGGCACCATCGAGAGCAACCTGCGCTATGCCGATAAGGATGCCAGCCCGCAAACGCTGAATGCCGCGATCGAAGCGGCGCAAGCCAAAGAGTTTGTGGATTCGACACCGCAGGGCATCGCCGCGGAAATTTCGCAAGGCGGCGCGAACGTCTCCGGCGGGCAGAAACAACGACTCTCCATCGCCCGCGCATTGGTCAAGAAGCCGCCGATCTATATCCTCGACGATAGTTTCTCCGCGCTCGATTTCAAAACCGACGCGGCGCTGAGACGCGCGTTCAAAACCTACTCCGCCGACAGCGCATTGCTGATCGTCACCCAGCGCGTCTCCACCATCAAGAACGCCGAACAGATCATCGTGCTGGATGAAGGACGCATCGTGGGCAAAGGCACGCATAAAGAGTTAATGGAAACCAGTGAAACATACCGAGAGATTGCGACCTCGCAATTGACTCAGGAGGAATTAGCATGA
- a CDS encoding M20/M25/M40 family metallo-hydrolase — MSHTALTYLADNQERFQNELIEFLRIPSISHDPAHQADIDRAARWLADKLRALGANHVEIMPTAGHPVVYGEWLGGGAAAPTVLVYGHYDVQSPEPLADWKSQPFEPEIRNENLYARGASDMKGQTLASVNAVEAIIKTGGLPLNIKFLLEGEEEIGSAHLNKFLTQHREKLKSDFSLNTDAGGMPDADTPSICYSLRGGAGFRLTIHGPAQDLHSGEYGGVIQNPIHVLSKLIAGLHDEHGHVTLPGFYDKARVIDEEEHAELAALPFDEGFFLKHSGAPALWGEPEFIPAERVGARPTMDVVMFTAGQPKSAIPASASAHFSFRLVPDQSAEDVNQQFRKYLETHAPPTVTWNLQFRMSGPGIIVDRKSPPALAMKSALNTAFNREPIFQRVGGGIGAVLMFKNTLGIDSVLTGFSLFDDNFHGPNEKLHLPTWRKGMTALVHFFYELVK; from the coding sequence ATGTCGCACACCGCATTGACCTATCTCGCAGACAATCAGGAACGCTTTCAAAACGAACTGATCGAATTTCTGCGCATCCCGTCCATTTCGCACGACCCCGCTCATCAAGCGGATATCGACCGCGCCGCGCGCTGGCTCGCGGACAAACTCCGCGCGCTGGGCGCGAACCATGTGGAGATCATGCCCACCGCCGGACATCCCGTCGTCTACGGCGAGTGGCTGGGCGGCGGCGCGGCGGCTCCCACTGTGCTGGTCTACGGACATTACGACGTGCAATCGCCCGAACCGCTGGCAGATTGGAAGAGCCAACCGTTCGAGCCGGAGATTCGGAACGAGAATCTGTACGCGCGCGGCGCATCCGATATGAAAGGGCAGACCTTGGCGTCGGTCAACGCTGTGGAAGCGATCATCAAAACCGGGGGACTGCCTCTCAATATCAAGTTTTTACTGGAAGGCGAAGAGGAGATCGGTTCGGCGCATCTGAATAAATTTTTGACTCAGCATCGTGAAAAATTGAAAAGCGATTTTTCGCTCAACACCGACGCCGGCGGAATGCCCGACGCGGACACGCCCTCGATCTGTTATTCGTTGCGCGGCGGCGCGGGCTTCAGGCTGACCATTCACGGACCCGCGCAAGATTTACACTCCGGCGAATATGGCGGCGTGATCCAGAATCCGATCCACGTGTTGAGCAAGTTGATCGCGGGCTTGCACGACGAGCATGGGCATGTCACATTGCCCGGCTTCTACGATAAAGCGCGCGTCATCGACGAAGAAGAACACGCCGAATTGGCGGCGCTTCCCTTCGACGAAGGATTTTTCCTGAAACATTCCGGCGCGCCCGCTTTGTGGGGCGAACCGGAGTTTATCCCCGCGGAGCGGGTCGGCGCGCGCCCCACGATGGACGTGGTGATGTTCACGGCGGGGCAGCCCAAGTCCGCCATCCCTGCGAGCGCCTCGGCGCATTTCTCATTCCGGCTTGTGCCGGATCAATCCGCCGAGGACGTGAATCAACAGTTCAGAAAATATCTGGAGACTCACGCGCCTCCCACCGTGACATGGAATTTGCAATTCCGCATGAGCGGTCCCGGCATCATCGTCGATCGCAAATCGCCCCCGGCGCTTGCGATGAAGTCTGCGCTGAACACCGCGTTCAACCGCGAGCCGATCTTTCAACGCGTGGGCGGCGGCATCGGCGCCGTGTTGATGTTCAAAAACACGCTCGGCATCGATTCGGTCCTGACCGGCTTCTCGCTCTTCGACGATAACTTCCACGGGCCCAACGAAAAACTTCACCTGCCTACCTGGAGAAAAGGCATGACAGCGCTGGTTCATTTCTTTTACGAACTAGTGAAATAG
- a CDS encoding glycosyltransferase family 4 protein, with the protein MTPSSHNIGFISTRFAGTDGVSLETAKWATVLERLGHKCFYFAGECDREPNQSHVVPEAFYRHPEIDKLNQQAYSGSWTVTKEARAAHPEMAHLHKDFFSIYVRPPAMTRRVNELKDYFKDHLYEFARRFDLEILIVENAVTIPLNLPLGLAITEFIAETGYPTIAHHHDFHWERQRFQVNCVNDYLAAAFPPTLPSIRHVVINSIQAQQIASRYGLAARVIPNVMDFDSPPPASDSYSETVRADFDIRDGEYFFLQPTRVIQRKGIEHAIELMRRLDLPAKLIISHAADDEGTAYEQRVREYADLLDVTVRFESDQVQDERGTTADGKKIYTLGDVYPHADMVTYPSAIEGFGNAFLEAVYYRRLILVNNYSIYEVDIKPKGFRTIWFDGFISDNTLAATRYALKNPDQTQEWVETNYQLAKRYFSYTVLERRLESIVADCLGYQV; encoded by the coding sequence ATGACACCCTCCTCCCACAACATCGGCTTCATCTCCACTCGCTTCGCAGGCACCGACGGCGTCTCGCTCGAGACGGCGAAATGGGCAACTGTGCTCGAACGACTCGGACACAAGTGTTTTTACTTCGCGGGCGAATGCGATCGGGAGCCGAATCAGTCCCACGTCGTGCCTGAAGCGTTTTATCGTCATCCCGAAATTGACAAGTTGAATCAGCAAGCCTATTCGGGCAGTTGGACCGTCACGAAAGAGGCGCGCGCGGCGCATCCTGAAATGGCGCATTTGCACAAGGATTTTTTCTCCATCTATGTCCGCCCGCCCGCGATGACGCGCCGCGTGAACGAACTCAAGGATTATTTCAAAGATCATTTGTATGAATTCGCGCGGCGATTCGATCTCGAGATCCTCATCGTCGAAAACGCAGTGACGATTCCGCTCAACCTGCCGCTCGGGCTTGCCATCACCGAGTTCATCGCCGAGACGGGCTACCCTACCATCGCGCATCATCACGATTTTCATTGGGAGCGCCAGCGTTTTCAAGTCAATTGCGTCAACGATTATCTCGCCGCCGCGTTCCCGCCGACCCTGCCCTCAATCCGACACGTGGTTATCAATTCGATTCAGGCGCAACAGATCGCTTCGCGTTACGGATTGGCGGCGCGCGTGATCCCCAACGTGATGGACTTCGATTCCCCGCCGCCCGCTTCGGACTCCTACAGTGAAACTGTGCGCGCCGACTTCGACATTCGCGACGGGGAATATTTTTTCCTCCAACCGACGCGAGTCATCCAACGCAAGGGAATCGAACATGCCATCGAACTCATGCGCCGACTCGACCTGCCCGCCAAACTCATCATCTCGCACGCCGCGGACGATGAAGGCACAGCCTACGAACAACGCGTCCGCGAGTATGCCGACCTGCTCGATGTGACCGTGCGATTCGAATCGGATCAAGTGCAAGATGAACGCGGCACGACAGCCGACGGCAAAAAGATTTACACGCTCGGCGATGTGTACCCTCATGCGGACATGGTCACGTATCCCTCCGCCATCGAAGGCTTTGGCAATGCGTTCCTCGAAGCCGTGTACTATCGCCGCTTGATCCTCGTCAACAATTATTCCATCTACGAAGTGGACATCAAGCCGAAGGGATTCCGCACCATCTGGTTCGACGGCTTCATCAGCGACAACACGCTCGCCGCAACGCGTTATGCCTTGAAAAATCCAGACCAGACGCAGGAATGGGTGGAGACAAATTACCAACTCGCCAAACGATATTTCTCGTACACCGTTCTAGAGCGTCGGTTAGAGTCCATCGTGGCAGATTGTTTGGGGTATCAGGTATGA
- a CDS encoding glycosyltransferase family 4 protein produces the protein MNIALLHYSVPPIVGGVESVIAHHARLMSNDGHSVRLIAARGESLNEHIPLVMMPLADSRHERILQVKEGLDRGEVTKEFAVIRDKLAIELQKALSGVDVLIAHNVCSLNKNLALTAAFHQLHKSNKLPRLILWHHDLAWTTPRYQPELHEGYPWNLLKTDWGNLAHVVVSELRRDELSELMNIEPASIRVVPNGVNVEEFYKLEALTESLLERTKLLDAAPILLLPVRITPRKNIELALNTLAALKKDFPQVALVVTGPLGPHNGNNVKYFEMLTSLRKRLGLEGSVHFLAELHEGFLPDEVIADFYRVADALFFPSREEGFGIPLLEAAFSHLPAFCADIPPLKKLGGEDAIFFSPDEKPETVAKLIAHHFQTSLPARLAMRARQSYRWEAIYRQHIAPLIRTARFTLPT, from the coding sequence ATGAACATCGCCCTCCTCCATTACTCCGTCCCTCCCATCGTCGGCGGCGTGGAAAGCGTCATCGCCCACCACGCGCGGCTGATGTCGAACGACGGACATTCCGTGCGTTTGATCGCGGCGCGCGGCGAATCGTTGAATGAGCATATTCCACTCGTGATGATGCCGCTTGCCGACTCGCGCCATGAACGCATCCTGCAAGTGAAAGAGGGATTGGATCGCGGCGAGGTGACCAAAGAATTTGCAGTGATCCGCGACAAACTGGCGATTGAACTGCAAAAGGCTCTTTCTGGCGTGGACGTGTTGATCGCGCACAACGTCTGTTCGTTGAACAAGAATCTCGCGCTGACCGCCGCGTTTCATCAACTTCACAAATCAAACAAACTGCCGCGCCTGATTCTCTGGCATCACGACCTCGCGTGGACAACGCCGCGCTATCAGCCTGAACTTCACGAAGGCTATCCATGGAACCTGTTGAAAACCGATTGGGGCAACCTCGCGCATGTCGTTGTCTCAGAGTTGCGCCGCGATGAATTATCTGAACTGATGAACATCGAACCCGCTTCGATACGAGTCGTGCCTAACGGCGTGAATGTGGAAGAGTTTTACAAACTCGAAGCGTTGACCGAGTCCCTGCTTGAGAGAACAAAATTGCTGGACGCCGCGCCGATATTGCTTTTGCCTGTCCGCATAACGCCGCGCAAGAACATCGAGCTCGCTTTGAACACACTCGCCGCGTTGAAAAAAGATTTTCCCCAAGTCGCGCTGGTGGTGACGGGTCCGCTCGGTCCGCACAATGGAAACAATGTCAAGTACTTTGAAATGCTCACGAGCCTGCGTAAACGACTTGGCTTGGAAGGTTCCGTTCATTTTTTGGCGGAACTTCACGAAGGATTCCTGCCCGATGAAGTCATCGCCGATTTTTACCGCGTGGCTGACGCGCTCTTCTTCCCCAGCCGCGAAGAGGGATTCGGAATCCCGTTGCTCGAAGCCGCGTTCAGTCATCTCCCCGCGTTCTGCGCGGACATCCCTCCGCTGAAAAAACTTGGCGGAGAAGATGCTATTTTCTTTTCACCCGATGAAAAACCTGAAACCGTTGCGAAGTTGATCGCGCATCATTTTCAAACATCCCTGCCCGCGCGGCTCGCCATGCGCGCGCGTCAGTCATACCGTTGGGAAGCGATCTATCGTCAACACATCGCGCCGTTAATTCGTACGGCAAGGTTCACCTTGCCCACCTAA